The sequence below is a genomic window from Bacillota bacterium.
CCATCCATGGGTACCACGCGGCGCTCGAGGCGAGCCTCCTCCGCAGCAAAGGCCATCAGGTGGCTCTCGATGGACTCCCGCAGCGAGGTGAGCGCCTCGCCGGGGTGCTCTCCCAGTTTGATGAGGCGTACCCGCCGCACGAAGGCTTCCATCAACCCCGAATCGCCGCCCGCGTGGCCCGGCCCCGCAGGCACCCGAATCAGTTCGTACCCCCCGGCGGAGGGGCCGTGCCACGCCCGGCCCTCGACCGTGTCCTTCGAATCGCTCCTGCCCGCTCCCGGTGCGAAGGTGCGAAGCTCAATCTCGCCCTTCTCCAGGTGCCCCCTGATCTCGCCCCCGGTTCCCATCAGCTTCAGGGTGCGGGTGTTTTCGAGGGTGAAGGCCGTGACCGTGAAAGCCGCGGTTACGCCGCCTTCGAACTCGATGCTGACCACCTGGTGATCCACCACGTCGTTGTCGCACCGGTACACGCAGCGCCCGTACGGCCCTTCGCGCAGCGCCTGCAGGCGCCCTTCGGGGCTGAAATCCCGCGTGATGACCGAGACCGGCCAACCTGTCCAGTCCCTGGTGTACTCCAGGTACAGCCGGGGCGCGTAAAACGGGCAGCTACGTTCCGCTGGGCAACCGTCGGTGCAGCGTTCCGGGGCGCCGGGCGGGGCGTTCTCCCGGCGGAAGTGCATGAGGCTGCCAAAGGAGCTGATGCTGCGGGATGGCGCCCCGGCCAGCCAGCGCATCATGTCCATGTCGTGGCACGACTTGGCCAGGATCATGGGGCTCGAGGTCTGGAGGTTGCGCCAGTTGCCGCGGACGAAGCTGTGGGCGAAGTGCCAGTAGCCGATGTTCTCCGTGTACTGCACGCTGACCAGGGACCCGATCCGTCCCTGGTCCAGCAGGCGCTTGATGGTGGAAAAGAACGGGGTGTAGCGGAGCACGTGGCACACCGTGACGCTTCCCGGGGCTCGCTCGGCGGCCCTGGCAACCTGAAGCACCTCGTCACGGGTCGGCGCGATGGGCTTTTCCAGGAGGACATGGTAGCCCAGTTGCAGAGCGCGCAGGGTGGGCGCCACGTGGAGGCGATCGGGCGTGGCGATCACCACCGCGTCGGCCAGTCGCCCGCTGCTCAGGAGGTCCTCCCAGCGGGCATACCGGTGCTCGAAAGGGATGCTGTGGCGCTCGGCCAGCGCCTCTCGCCTTTCGGCGTTCGGATCCGCCACGGCAACAACCCGGGCCTCGCCCGGGTGCTCGAGCGCCCATCGGGCGTACGCCTCGCCCCCTCGATGGCCGGCGCCGATAATAGCAAGAGTAACCGGTGCGTTCAAATCCGAATACCCCTCCCGGTGACGTGTCACATGCCTCTGCGGCGCAGTGAGGGGAATTTGACAGGACGAGGCGCGAAGCCTCCTGGCGGATGGCTTGGCTCGTATGGGCCTCTACCGGAGCCTACCAGCCGCCGCCTGTTTGCCGTACATATCAAACCCCACGTCGGTTACGGCCGCAACCGAACGGCAATGCGGGATCAGCCGGATTGACGCGACAGCGAGGCCACTCCTAAACTAGATTGTGAACCATGGCACTAATGCGGCGGCCTGCACGGCCGTTCGGTTGCGGGAGGGGCGTGCGAAACTGTGGCCACAGAATTGGAAAAGGTAGCGGGCGCATCCCGGGTTTCACGGCGCGAGCTCTTTGCGGGGACCGGCGCTTTTGCTGCCGGGGTGGCGTTGGGGACACTTTTCGGCGGGGCTGGCCTGCGCAGCGTCTCCAGGGCGCAGGCACAGGACATCCCGCCCTGGCCGTGGCCGTACCACAAACTGGATCCCGACAGGGTTGCGCGGCGCGCCTACGAGGGCTACTGGAAGGGCGCCTGCAACTACGGAGTCGCCGAGGCCATCATCGGCGAACTCGCGGACGTCGCAGGTTATCCCTTCACGCTCATC
It includes:
- a CDS encoding Gfo/Idh/MocA family oxidoreductase, with translation MNAPVTLAIIGAGHRGGEAYARWALEHPGEARVVAVADPNAERREALAERHSIPFEHRYARWEDLLSSGRLADAVVIATPDRLHVAPTLRALQLGYHVLLEKPIAPTRDEVLQVARAAERAPGSVTVCHVLRYTPFFSTIKRLLDQGRIGSLVSVQYTENIGYWHFAHSFVRGNWRNLQTSSPMILAKSCHDMDMMRWLAGAPSRSISSFGSLMHFRRENAPPGAPERCTDGCPAERSCPFYAPRLYLEYTRDWTGWPVSVITRDFSPEGRLQALREGPYGRCVYRCDNDVVDHQVVSIEFEGGVTAAFTVTAFTLENTRTLKLMGTGGEIRGHLEKGEIELRTFAPGAGRSDSKDTVEGRAWHGPSAGGYELIRVPAGPGHAGGDSGLMEAFVRRVRLIKLGEHPGEALTSLRESIESHLMAFAAEEARLERRVVPMDGA